Proteins encoded in a region of the Pseudomonas viciae genome:
- a CDS encoding paraquat-inducible protein A, producing MSDPSDTHRLSDLPLDDLVACHECDLLMRKPQLAHGEKAECPRCGYELYAHRHNVVERSLALVIAALLLYVPANFLPIMQLNLLGQSSQDTVWSGVIGLFDTGMQGVSVVVFLCSMGIPLLKLLCQLAVLLTIRFNIGRSYGLLLYRIYHHLRDWGMLEVYLMGVLVAIVKLADMAAITVGLGLVCFVSLLLVQVWLEVVMSPHQIWQALSGEDAHAGD from the coding sequence ATGTCCGATCCGTCAGACACTCATCGATTGTCAGATTTACCTCTGGATGATCTGGTGGCGTGCCATGAGTGCGACCTGTTGATGCGCAAGCCGCAACTGGCCCACGGCGAAAAAGCCGAGTGCCCCCGTTGCGGGTATGAGCTCTACGCCCATCGGCACAATGTGGTCGAACGCAGTCTTGCCTTGGTCATCGCCGCTCTGCTGTTATATGTGCCGGCAAACTTCTTACCCATCATGCAACTCAATTTGCTCGGGCAGTCCTCCCAGGACACCGTCTGGAGTGGTGTGATCGGTCTGTTCGATACTGGCATGCAGGGCGTATCGGTGGTGGTGTTCCTATGCAGCATGGGCATTCCGTTGCTCAAGCTGCTTTGCCAGCTGGCTGTGCTGCTGACCATTCGCTTCAATATAGGCCGTAGTTACGGTCTGTTGCTGTACCGCATTTATCACCATTTGCGAGACTGGGGAATGCTCGAGGTCTACCTCATGGGCGTACTGGTAGCCATCGTCAAGTTAGCGGATATGGCAGCGATTACCGTAGGCCTTGGCCTGGTGTGCTTTGTCAGTTTGTTGCTGGTCCAGGTCTGGCTGGAGGTGGTCATGTCGCCACATCAGATCTGGCAAGCGTTATCAGGAGAGGATGCCCATGCGGGCGATTGA